Part of the Gordonia crocea genome is shown below.
GGCGGTTCCCGGATCCTGCCCAACGCTACCCGGCTGCGTCTCATCCGTCCGGCTGAGTCGTCGGCGGACCCGATCCGGACCGTGCCAAGCGCCGGTGTGAACCTTCGTCACCTGGCACGATGGACGACAGTCGGATGGTCGCCGACCGTCCGGCCCGACGAGAGGACCGACGATGGCATTTCTCCGCACTCCCGCCTTACTCATTGCCCGCGTTATTCTGGGCATCATCTTCATCGCCCACGGATGGCAGAAGTTCTCCAACGGGCTCGACGCGACGACCGCCGGCTTCGACGCCATGGGGGTACCGATCCCGCGGGCGTCGGCCTTCTTCGCCACCTGGGTCGAACTCATCGGCGGCGCGGCCCTGATCCTGGGCGTGCTGCTGCCGTTGTTCGGCACCTTGCTCGCGCTCAACATGGTCGGCGCGGCCCACTTCGCCCACTGGGACAACGGATTCTGGAACACCGACAAGGGGTACGAGTTCGTCCTGGCCCTGGCCGCGGGGGTTCTCGCGGTCGGCTTTGCCAATGCCGGGGTCGTGTCGATCGACCACTACCTGTTCAAGCGCGTCGGGAAGCCGCGGA
Proteins encoded:
- a CDS encoding DoxX family protein, with the protein product MAFLRTPALLIARVILGIIFIAHGWQKFSNGLDATTAGFDAMGVPIPRASAFFATWVELIGGAALILGVLLPLFGTLLALNMVGAAHFAHWDNGFWNTDKGYEFVLALAAGVLAVGFANAGVVSIDHYLFKRVGKPRTVVVDEAGA